One part of the Bacteroidota bacterium genome encodes these proteins:
- a CDS encoding MMPL family transporter translates to MWGTICSLILRNRVSILILLGLFTGFMAYKASTVRMDYEFLKLLPSDDPTLIDYEDFKNRFGEDGNILAIGLKEPDLFKLDKFISWYNLGNRLKAIEGVDEVISLAHIYNLSKNDSIKKFDFLPVVKQAPTTQEELDSLKEIIFSLPFYNGRIYNESSGATLMAVSIDKKIVNSAQRDKFMLELKEIIHQEATAAGLDLHYSGLPYIRSNMTTKVAAELKLFILLAIFVTAFILFLFFRSIKITLFSMMVVAIGVIYSLGTVAIFDFRITILLALIPPLIIVIGIPNCIFMLNKYHREYKIHGNQAKALIRSIQKIGGATLLTNTTTALGFAAFIVTNSRILQEFGIVASINILCVFVLSLLLIPIIFSYFPPPNEKNTKHLENKLIFNLVERFVVIVTGYRKTVYIVSAIAIALAINGITKIQTTGNIVDDLPIHDPIVVDLMFFQENFSGVMPFEISIDAKKPGAASQISTLKKIDQLQDLISSYPEFSKPVSMAEVVKFSKQAYYNGSPDRYSLPSDMEKSFLAPYFTAKTGAKENILRTFIDSTKRYTRVSVQMADIGTKKMQVIKNDIKPRIDSIFDPEKFDVVLTGNSIVFLKGTNFLVKNLFTSLALAIVVISILMAFLFSSYRMVFVSLVPNFIPLLVTAGLMGYFGIAIKPSTILVFSIAFGISVDDTIHYLAKYRQELKVLKWNIKDSVIAALRESGVSMIYTSIVLFFGFGIFSVSNFGGTVALGILVAVTLFVAMLSNLIVLPCLLLSLEKSLTTKAFKEPLVQIIDEEEDIELKDLVIGDTSDPNVPKVF, encoded by the coding sequence ATGTGGGGAACGATTTGTAGTTTAATTTTACGTAACAGAGTTTCTATTCTGATTCTCTTGGGTCTTTTTACAGGTTTTATGGCCTATAAGGCATCAACAGTAAGAATGGACTATGAATTTCTAAAGCTTTTACCTTCGGATGATCCAACCCTAATTGATTACGAGGACTTTAAAAACCGCTTTGGTGAAGATGGAAATATCCTTGCCATTGGCCTTAAAGAACCTGATCTCTTTAAACTGGATAAATTCATTTCCTGGTATAATCTTGGAAATCGATTAAAAGCAATAGAGGGAGTAGATGAAGTTATATCCCTTGCTCATATTTACAATCTCAGTAAAAATGATTCAATAAAGAAATTTGATTTTTTACCCGTTGTAAAACAAGCACCAACAACACAAGAGGAATTAGACAGCCTGAAAGAAATTATTTTCTCGCTTCCGTTTTACAATGGTAGGATTTATAATGAATCCTCAGGAGCAACCTTAATGGCGGTTTCAATTGATAAAAAAATAGTTAATTCTGCTCAAAGAGATAAGTTCATGCTTGAGTTAAAAGAGATTATTCATCAGGAAGCAACAGCTGCCGGTTTGGATCTTCACTACTCTGGCTTGCCATACATTCGCAGCAACATGACAACAAAAGTTGCGGCCGAATTAAAATTGTTTATCCTTCTTGCAATTTTTGTGACCGCTTTTATTCTATTTCTGTTTTTCCGCTCAATTAAAATTACTCTTTTTTCCATGATGGTAGTTGCCATTGGTGTAATTTATTCCCTCGGGACTGTAGCTATTTTTGATTTTAGAATTACCATACTTCTTGCCCTTATCCCTCCTTTAATTATTGTTATTGGTATTCCCAATTGCATTTTTATGTTAAACAAGTACCACAGGGAATATAAAATACACGGAAATCAGGCCAAAGCGCTAATTCGATCTATCCAAAAAATTGGAGGAGCTACTTTACTTACTAATACAACAACAGCCCTTGGATTTGCTGCATTTATTGTTACTAACAGCCGAATTCTGCAGGAATTCGGAATTGTAGCCTCCATTAACATACTGTGTGTTTTTGTATTGTCATTGTTGCTTATACCAATCATATTCAGTTATTTTCCTCCCCCAAACGAGAAGAATACCAAACACCTTGAAAACAAATTAATTTTCAATCTTGTTGAACGGTTTGTTGTGATTGTAACTGGATACCGTAAAACTGTTTACATAGTATCTGCTATAGCCATTGCTTTAGCAATAAATGGAATAACAAAAATTCAAACAACAGGAAACATTGTGGATGACCTTCCTATACACGATCCAATTGTTGTTGATCTAATGTTTTTCCAGGAAAATTTTAGCGGAGTAATGCCCTTTGAGATATCAATTGATGCTAAAAAACCAGGAGCGGCAAGTCAAATATCCACACTAAAAAAAATTGACCAGTTACAGGATCTTATTTCATCTTATCCTGAATTTTCTAAGCCTGTTTCAATGGCAGAAGTTGTTAAATTTTCCAAACAGGCCTATTACAATGGAAGCCCTGATAGATACAGCTTACCAAGTGATATGGAAAAAAGCTTTTTAGCCCCTTATTTTACTGCAAAAACGGGTGCAAAAGAAAATATATTAAGAACATTTATTGACTCTACAAAACGCTATACCCGCGTTAGCGTTCAAATGGCGGATATTGGCACAAAAAAAATGCAGGTGATTAAGAATGATATAAAACCACGCATTGATTCTATTTTTGATCCTGAAAAATTCGATGTTGTGTTAACTGGTAACAGTATCGTGTTTTTGAAAGGCACAAATTTTTTGGTTAAAAATCTTTTTACAAGTTTGGCACTGGCAATTGTAGTCATTTCTATTCTTATGGCCTTTTTGTTTTCATCCTATCGAATGGTTTTTGTTTCACTTGTGCCTAACTTTATACCTTTATTGGTTACCGCAGGACTTATGGGATATTTTGGAATAGCAATAAAACCTTCAACTATTTTGGTTTTCAGTATTGCTTTTGGAATTTCTGTGGATGATACAATACATTACCTGGCCAAATACCGGCAGGAGCTTAAAGTGTTGAAATGGAATATTAAAGATTCCGTTATTGCTGCCTTAAGGGAATCAGGAGTTAGTATGATCTATACCTCTATTGTTTTGTTTTTCGGTTTTGGCATATTTTCCGTTTCTAATTTTGGTGGAACAGTAGCCCTTGGTATCCTTGTAGCAGTTACCCTTTTTGTTGCTATGCTTTCAAATCTTATTGTTTTGCCTTGTTTGTTGCTTTCATTGGAAAAATCCTTAACTACTAAGGCTTTTAAGGAACCATTAGTACAAATTATTGACGAGGAGGAAGATATTGAACTCAAAGATTTGGTTATTGGAGATACCAGTGATCCAAATGTCCCAAAAGTGTTTTAG
- the rfbA gene encoding glucose-1-phosphate thymidylyltransferase RfbA — protein MKGIILAGGSGTRLHPLTLAVSKQLMPVYDKPMIYYPLSTLMMAGINEILIISTPSDLPNFEKLLGDGKNLGCQFSYAVQEVPNGLAQAFVIGEKFIGKDNVALILGDNIFYGSGMSVLLQSITKPDGGVVFAYHVSDPERYGVVEFDKNNKAISIEEKPQKPKSNFAVPGLYFYDNSVIEIAKKLEPSSRGEYEITDVNKHYLKNNNLKVAILDRGTAWLDTGTFHSLMQAGQYVQVIEERQGLKIGCIEEVAYRMNFINKKQLLNLAQPLLKSGYGNYLLNLP, from the coding sequence ATGAAAGGAATAATTCTTGCTGGAGGCTCTGGCACTCGACTTCACCCATTAACCTTAGCTGTAAGCAAACAATTAATGCCGGTTTACGATAAACCTATGATTTATTATCCGCTTTCTACTTTAATGATGGCTGGTATTAATGAAATTCTTATTATTTCTACACCTTCAGATTTACCTAATTTTGAAAAGCTATTGGGAGATGGAAAAAATTTGGGATGCCAGTTTTCTTATGCAGTTCAGGAAGTACCCAATGGACTTGCACAGGCATTTGTTATAGGTGAAAAATTTATTGGAAAAGATAATGTTGCCTTAATTCTTGGAGATAATATTTTTTATGGTTCAGGAATGTCGGTTTTGCTTCAATCAATAACCAAACCGGATGGCGGAGTTGTGTTTGCATACCATGTTTCAGATCCTGAAAGATATGGAGTAGTTGAGTTTGATAAAAATAACAAAGCTATTTCTATTGAAGAAAAACCACAAAAACCTAAATCGAATTTTGCTGTTCCGGGATTGTATTTTTATGATAATTCGGTTATTGAAATTGCAAAAAAATTAGAACCTAGTTCCAGAGGGGAGTATGAGATAACGGATGTCAATAAACATTACCTAAAAAACAACAATTTAAAAGTTGCCATTTTAGACAGGGGGACAGCCTGGCTTGATACTGGAACCTTTCATTCCTTAATGCAAGCAGGCCAGTATGTTCAGGTAATAGAAGAAAGACAAGGACTGAAAATAGGATGTATTGAAGAGGTAGCCTATAGGATGAATTTTATCAATAAAAAACAACTTTTAAACCTGGCACAACCACTTCTGAAAAGTGGCTATGGCAATTATTTACTTAATTTGCCTTAA